Sequence from the Polyangium spumosum genome:
GTGCGCCTCGCGCGGGGAGGCCACGAGCGCGCGAGGCTCTCGTTCTGGCGGGCGGACGCGCAGACGCTCTGGGCCTCGGCCGAGGCCTACCGCGACGAGGAAGAGGAGCGCAAGGCGCGTATCCTGAACGACTGCTTCCGCGTGATGGAGGCGAACATCTGGTCGTGCGACACGGAGGGCAAGATCCTCGTGTCGGACGGCAAGGGCCTCGCGCTGCTCGGCCTCGTGCCCGGGCAGATGGTGGGGATGAACATCTTCGACGCGTATCCGCCGGGATCCGCGGCGCACGCCGTCGTGAAGCGTACGCTCGACGGCGAGAGTTTTTTCTACGAGGACGTCTCCGAGAAGGCGCACTGGCTCAACGTGTACACGCCGCGCCTCGACGCGAGCGGCGTCGTCGAGGGGCTCCAGTCGATCTCGGTGAACTTCGGCGCGAACCTCCAGCTCTCGAAGAAGTCGAAGGTCCTCGCGGACTGCGTCGATCGCCTGCCGATCTGCATCTGGGCGTTCGACGAGAGCGGGTCGTGTACGCTGCTCGCGGGCGCGCTCGGCGCGCGGCTCGGGGTCTCGGCGGAGCTCGTGGGCAAGGACCTCTTCGAAGTCTACGGGGATCGGCCGGACTTCGTGGCGGACATGAAGCGCGCGCTCGCGGGCGAGGAGCACATCGTCGAGCGCGACCTCGGCGACGTCCACATCCGCACGCGGTTCGTGCCGATCCACGATCCGTTCGGCGAGATCATCGGCGCGTGCGCGGCGACCGAGGACGCGACGGAGCAGCACCTGTTCCAGGTGAAGCTCACGGAGCAGCTCGCGCTGATCGAGTCGCAGAAGCAGGCGATCGCCGAGCTCGGCACGCCGATCATCGAGGTCTGGCAGGACGTGCTCGTGGTGCCCGTCGTGGGCGCGCTCGACGCGGCGCGGGCCGAGCAGATGCTCGAGGTGTTGCTCGAGGCGGTCGTGCACAGGCAGGCGCGCTTCGTGATCCTCGATCTCACGGGCGTGGAGGCCGTGGACGCGTCCACGGCGGAGCACCTCGTCCGCGTGGCCGCCGCCGTGCGGCTGCTCGGCTGCGAGGGGATCATCACCGGGATCCGGCCCTCGGTCGCCGAGACGATCGTGGGGCTCGGCGTGGATCTCTCGCAGACGCGCACGCTGCGCAGCCTGAAGGACGCGCTGCGCTTCTGTACCGGAGATTCCGCCCGCCGACGCGCGCGCTGAGTCCTCTCGCTAAACGCGCGCATTCGTGCGAGGATTCGCACCCCGCGCCGCGGCGACAAGGACTGCCATGACGATTCGACCCGCCGATCTCCACGCGATCCCCCTCTTCGAGGGCATCACCGAGGCACACCTCGCCGAGCTGCTCTCGGACCTCGAGCGCGTCACGCTCGCGCCCGGCGAGGTGCTCTTCGAGGCCGGCACCGAGCCGAAACATTTCTGGCTGCTCGTGACCGGCGGCATCGCCCTGGAGCAGGCGGGCGAGGTCCGCTTCCGCCTCGCGCCCCCCGCGCCCATCGGCGAGCTCGGCGCGTTGACCGGGCTCTACCGCAACACCCGCGCCGTCGCGACCGAGGCGTCCGAGCTCTACCGCATCGGCGTCGTCGCGCTCATGCGGTTCTTCGAGAGCCACGGCGACGTCGCGTTCCCCTTCTATCACAACCTGCTCAAGATCGTGGCGCAGAAGGTCCACCGCGACGCGATGCGCCTGGACGACATGCGGGCGAACATCATCCGCACGCAGAAGGCCATGAAGGAGCTGCGTGATCGCGTGCTCGAGGCCGAGGAGACGCCGATCAGCCGGGCCGTGTGCGACACGCTCGACACGCTGATCGAGCGCAACCGGCGCGCCCACTACATGGTCACGCCGGCCTACGCGCTCTCGACGTCGGTCCGCCTCGACACGGGCGTGCTCGTCCCGGTGAGCGCGATGTCGGACCGCTTCCTGGAGCTCGTCTCCTTGCCCGACGTGAAGCCGGGCGACGAGGTGAGCTTCGTGCTGGTGATCCCGAACGACGAGATCCCGGTGAGCGGCAAGGTGCAGCAGGCGGGCGAGGGCTCGGTGCTCGTCGAGCTCGACCTGCTCATCGAGGAGTACGCGAAGAAGCTCGGCGAGCACCTGACCCGTGTGCAGATGCTCGATTTCGTGGTGTAATCGAGAGCGAACAGGGACCTTCATTCCCCGGGGGAAGAGATGAACTCGACGAGGCGCAAGCTCGCCATTGCCACATGGTCCTCGCCGCGCGAGGGCAACATCTACGGCAAGCTGGTCATGGACGCAGGCGAGGCGGTCGCCTACGTCGAGCACCTGCGGAAGACGACCGGGCAGAAGGTCACGGTCGGCCACATCGTCGGCAAGGCCGCGGCGATGGCCATGAAGAGCGCGCCGGGGCTGAATGGCCGCATCGTCTTCGGCAGGTACGTCCCGCACGAGACGGTGGACGTGACGTTCCTCGTCGCGCTGGAGGACGGGCGTGACCTCGCGAAGACGAAGATCACGCGCGCCGACGAGAAATCGATCGCCGACATCGCCAGCGCCCTCGCCGAGGGCGCGGGCAAGCTGCGCGGCGGCAAGGACGCCGATTTCGAGAAGAGCAAGGGCATCGTGCGGGCCTTGCCCACGTTCCTCCTGAGGCCCGTGCTCTGGACGACGGGGTTTCTGACGGGCGCGCTCGGCGTCGCGGCGTTTGGGCTGGAGCCGTTCCCGTTTGGCTCGTGTGTCATCACGAACGTGGGCGCGTTCGGCGTGGACGAGGGGTATGCCCCGCCGACGCCGTTCGCGCGCGTGCCGGTGCTGCTCCTCGTGGGCGCGGTGCGCGAGCAACCTGCGGTCGTCGCGGGCAAGGTCGTCCCGCGGCCCCTCGTGACGATCACCGCCACGGTGGATCATCGCTTCATCGACGGCGCGCAGCTCGGCCAGCTCGCGAAGGTGCTGCGCAAGGGCTTCGAGGAGCCCTGGACGCTCGACGGCCTCACGAAGGCCCCGTGGGCGACGAGCGACGCGCCCGAAGCACACGCGACGAACGGCGGGTGACGCCGGGGCGGACGGGCTCTACTCTGCGTCCATGTGGCGCGGCACGACTTCTCCCTTTTTTGCACTCCTCACCCTTCCCTTCGTGTTTCT
This genomic interval carries:
- a CDS encoding STAS domain-containing protein — its product is MRMDLPPAETLLRGCPTPLALVSSSGEALVTNAAWEARVGGGALDTRVHEEDRSALAAARARALGGEATQGIDVRLARGGHERARLSFWRADAQTLWASAEAYRDEEEERKARILNDCFRVMEANIWSCDTEGKILVSDGKGLALLGLVPGQMVGMNIFDAYPPGSAAHAVVKRTLDGESFFYEDVSEKAHWLNVYTPRLDASGVVEGLQSISVNFGANLQLSKKSKVLADCVDRLPICIWAFDESGSCTLLAGALGARLGVSAELVGKDLFEVYGDRPDFVADMKRALAGEEHIVERDLGDVHIRTRFVPIHDPFGEIIGACAATEDATEQHLFQVKLTEQLALIESQKQAIAELGTPIIEVWQDVLVVPVVGALDAARAEQMLEVLLEAVVHRQARFVILDLTGVEAVDASTAEHLVRVAAAVRLLGCEGIITGIRPSVAETIVGLGVDLSQTRTLRSLKDALRFCTGDSARRRAR
- a CDS encoding Crp/Fnr family transcriptional regulator, whose amino-acid sequence is MTIRPADLHAIPLFEGITEAHLAELLSDLERVTLAPGEVLFEAGTEPKHFWLLVTGGIALEQAGEVRFRLAPPAPIGELGALTGLYRNTRAVATEASELYRIGVVALMRFFESHGDVAFPFYHNLLKIVAQKVHRDAMRLDDMRANIIRTQKAMKELRDRVLEAEETPISRAVCDTLDTLIERNRRAHYMVTPAYALSTSVRLDTGVLVPVSAMSDRFLELVSLPDVKPGDEVSFVLVIPNDEIPVSGKVQQAGEGSVLVELDLLIEEYAKKLGEHLTRVQMLDFVV
- a CDS encoding 2-oxo acid dehydrogenase subunit E2 encodes the protein MNSTRRKLAIATWSSPREGNIYGKLVMDAGEAVAYVEHLRKTTGQKVTVGHIVGKAAAMAMKSAPGLNGRIVFGRYVPHETVDVTFLVALEDGRDLAKTKITRADEKSIADIASALAEGAGKLRGGKDADFEKSKGIVRALPTFLLRPVLWTTGFLTGALGVAAFGLEPFPFGSCVITNVGAFGVDEGYAPPTPFARVPVLLLVGAVREQPAVVAGKVVPRPLVTITATVDHRFIDGAQLGQLAKVLRKGFEEPWTLDGLTKAPWATSDAPEAHATNGG